A DNA window from Hydractinia symbiolongicarpus strain clone_291-10 chromosome 6, HSymV2.1, whole genome shotgun sequence contains the following coding sequences:
- the LOC130648187 gene encoding uncharacterized protein LOC130648187 → MAIGHSVLHGGPGFHCFQPWVYDLIVGMDFDQIINQINIEDIPRHAGSTGLLDFVNALDNATSQKELDEIVDQYILILNFSRWDQSVAVTLANRHSLISELLMYELIRKRQSQIKSIQEGLDLTGFLAFIKANVSRCRQIFVYSNNNGLTPMEFLQLVKTDNNDDYKKTQAFDFFSKIITDSSEKYISAVLKFITGHSLVPPWGLGSPITVKYLDDDDAHIYPKTMSCFNILYLPTVHTTQQKFGEHFEKAIAIEGVGFSDNK, encoded by the coding sequence ATGGCGATTGGACATTCAGTTCTTCATGGGGGTCCAGGCTTTCACTGTTTTCAGCCATGGGTTTATGACTTAATTGTTGGAATGGATTTTGACCAGATCATTAACCAAATAAATATTGAAGATATCCCAAGGCATGCTGGCTCAACAGGATTATTAGATTTTGTGAATGCTTTGGACAATGCAACATCACAGAAAGAGCTTGATGAAATTGTAGATCAATATATCTTGATATTAAATTTTTCGAGATGGGACCAAAGTGTTGCAGTAACTTTAGCTAATAGACATTCGCTAATCAGTGAGCTGTTAATGTACGAACTTATTCGCAAAAGGCAGAGTCAAATCAAATCAATTCAAGAAGGATTAGATCTTACTGGATTCCTAGCTTTTATCAAGGCTAATGTGTCTAGGTGTCGACAAATTTTTGTGTATTCTAATAACAATGGACTTACTCCAATGGAGTTCCTACAACTTGTAAAAACCGACAACAACGATGATTATAAGAAGACACaagcatttgattttttttcgaaaattatTACTGATAGTTCAGAGAAATACATATCAGCTGTTCTAAAGTTTATCACAGGCCATTCACTTGTACCACCGTGGGGTTTGGGTTCCCCCATCACAGTTAAGTATTTAGATGATGATGATGCTCATATATATCCGAAGACCATGTCTTGTTTCAATATACTGTACCTGCCAACTGTACACACAACTCAACAGAAATTTGGAGAACACTTTGAGAAAGCCATTGCTATTGAAGGTGTAGGTTTTAGTGACAATAAATAG
- the LOC130647903 gene encoding uncharacterized protein LOC130647903: MSEDVAGISSTSNADSDIAGHGNDHVHRDQAILLKLMSIFPDEKFSVLQEEAKNKTIEEAVDSVLRVVSPDIECTKTVSMKQRSSDCATSSKSPGNETKCFETINNLIKAFKCQVNPEVELLYVDREELWRTALSFYKKAIKRPSV, from the exons ATGTCAGAGGATGTGGCTGGGATATCAAGTACTAGCAATGCTGATTCTGATATTGCAG GTCATGGAAATGATCATGTCCATCGTGACCAAgcaattcttcttaaattgatgaGCATATTCCCAGATGAAAAATTTTCTGTTCTCCAGGAGGAagccaaaaataaaacaatagagGAAGCAGTCGACTCTGTGCTACGTGTAGTATCACCAGACATTGAATGTACAAAGACAGTTAGTATGAAGCAACGTTCTTCAGATTGTGCTACCAGTTCTAAGTCACCAGGAAATGAAACAAAGTGTTTTGAAACAATAAACAACCTTATCAAAGCTTTTAAATGTCAAGTCAATCCAGAAGTAGAACTTCTTTATGTCGACAGAGAAGAGTTGTGGCGAACTGCATtatctttttataagaaagcGATAAAACGACcaagtgtttaa